A genomic window from Fibrobacterota bacterium includes:
- a CDS encoding IS21 family transposase, giving the protein MRRIREAIRLVHEQGMSRTRAAAALGIGKTTLLEILERLERSGLSPSDAMSFSDIDLETHLYPPAPAPTERIAIEPDVDHLVSELKRPGVTRKLLWEEYRKVHPQGLGYTAFCDRIQHHRSSSDLVMRQEHKPGEKVFVDYSGDRLELFDPQTGEVTIQELFVMAWGASHLIYAEPQDSQKLADWTMGHVRAFEYFGCVPSVVVPDCLRSAVTKVHTFDPELNRTYVEMCRHHNVVAVPARPRKPKDKAKVENAVRIVQQRIIAVLRDRKFHNRQSLEVAVREEVDRINATPMVGYDKKSRKELFEEVDRPAAQPLPQDRWEHQKWLRRRVGIDYCVEFERHWYSVPHKLAGHLVDVRVTVSAVEVYLEQERIAVHTRIHRAGGHSIQEAHMPENHRHALPASLDQILWRAQRIGPSMTEVVHARIEAVANPVAAARACLGLLRLAENAVSIERAERAAIYALEHRLLSCAQFEKILQSGAAEPKETESDAFVKHGNLQGLALWAQGV; this is encoded by the coding sequence ATGAGACGAATTCGTGAAGCCATCCGGCTTGTTCACGAGCAGGGCATGAGCCGCACACGTGCCGCGGCCGCACTTGGCATCGGCAAGACCACCTTGCTCGAAATTCTGGAACGACTGGAGCGCAGCGGCCTTTCGCCTTCGGATGCGATGTCATTTTCCGACATCGATCTCGAAACGCATCTGTATCCTCCAGCTCCTGCGCCCACCGAGCGCATCGCGATCGAGCCTGATGTGGACCACTTGGTATCGGAGCTCAAGCGTCCCGGAGTAACTCGAAAGCTTCTTTGGGAAGAATATCGAAAAGTCCATCCGCAAGGCCTTGGATACACAGCATTCTGTGATCGCATCCAGCATCATCGATCCAGCTCTGATCTTGTGATGCGCCAGGAGCACAAACCCGGCGAAAAGGTCTTTGTCGACTACAGCGGTGATCGTCTGGAGCTTTTCGATCCTCAGACAGGGGAGGTCACCATTCAGGAACTGTTCGTCATGGCTTGGGGAGCCAGCCATCTGATCTATGCCGAGCCTCAGGATAGTCAGAAATTGGCCGATTGGACAATGGGGCACGTCCGTGCTTTCGAATATTTCGGATGCGTGCCCTCGGTGGTCGTGCCTGACTGCCTACGTAGTGCCGTGACCAAGGTTCATACGTTCGACCCGGAATTGAATCGCACTTACGTCGAGATGTGCCGCCACCACAATGTCGTGGCCGTCCCTGCGCGTCCACGCAAGCCCAAAGACAAAGCCAAGGTGGAAAATGCCGTCCGCATCGTGCAGCAGCGGATCATAGCGGTGCTCCGTGATCGCAAATTTCACAACCGCCAATCGCTCGAGGTTGCCGTGCGCGAGGAGGTGGATCGCATCAATGCCACGCCCATGGTGGGATACGACAAGAAGTCCAGAAAGGAGCTTTTCGAGGAGGTGGACCGTCCTGCGGCGCAGCCTCTTCCCCAGGATCGCTGGGAACATCAGAAATGGCTCCGGCGTCGCGTTGGAATCGATTATTGCGTCGAATTCGAACGCCACTGGTACAGCGTTCCTCACAAATTGGCGGGGCACCTCGTGGACGTGCGCGTCACCGTGAGCGCAGTGGAGGTCTATCTCGAGCAAGAGCGCATCGCGGTGCATACTCGCATTCATCGAGCTGGCGGGCACTCGATCCAAGAAGCACACATGCCAGAAAATCATCGACATGCTCTTCCGGCAAGCCTGGATCAAATCCTTTGGAGAGCTCAGAGAATCGGCCCCTCGATGACCGAGGTAGTCCATGCTCGCATCGAGGCTGTCGCCAATCCGGTAGCAGCTGCACGTGCATGTCTGGGGCTGCTGAGGCTTGCGGAGAACGCTGTATCCATCGAGCGTGCGGAGCGAGCGGCGATCTATGCGCTGGAACACAGGCTCCTATCGTGCGCGCAATTCGAGAAGATCCTGCAATCAGGTGCGGCGGAGCCAAAGGAGACAGAATCCGACGCATTCGTGAAGCACGGGAACCTACAGGGATTGGCCCTGTGGGCGCAGGGGGTGTGA
- a CDS encoding ATP-binding protein, whose protein sequence is MEQMTLSRLRELKLSQMANRLEELAGNPQSHSMHWKDVVASMVDCEYDNRSSRRLQELLRKARMKYPTASLESLEYDPQRGLSKDLMRDLASGRWIEQAHNVLISGPTGTGKTYLACALAGLACRRGVRTSYARVSVFLDYMASERALGGYAKALEKLRKSPLLVLDDLGADILNREQRRILFDVIEDRSLEGAVVVTSQVPIEQWAEVFGEAGAAEAIRDRLLQNGYRIALKGASRRGRFRTNPTG, encoded by the coding sequence ATGGAGCAGATGACGCTCTCCCGCTTGCGCGAATTGAAACTATCCCAAATGGCAAACCGGCTGGAGGAACTCGCGGGAAACCCGCAAAGCCATTCGATGCACTGGAAGGACGTCGTGGCCTCGATGGTCGATTGCGAGTACGACAACCGTTCCTCTCGCCGACTCCAGGAGCTCTTGCGCAAGGCGCGAATGAAGTATCCGACCGCCAGCCTGGAATCTTTGGAGTACGATCCGCAAAGAGGATTATCAAAGGACCTCATGCGAGACCTCGCAAGTGGCCGATGGATCGAACAGGCTCACAACGTCCTGATCAGTGGCCCGACAGGAACTGGCAAGACCTATCTGGCTTGCGCCTTGGCCGGACTTGCCTGCCGACGAGGAGTACGCACATCCTATGCGCGAGTGAGCGTTTTCCTGGATTACATGGCATCGGAAAGAGCTCTGGGCGGCTATGCCAAGGCATTGGAGAAACTACGGAAATCCCCTTTGTTGGTCCTGGACGATCTCGGGGCCGACATTCTCAATCGTGAACAGAGGCGCATCCTCTTCGATGTGATCGAGGATCGCTCGTTGGAAGGGGCTGTGGTGGTCACAAGTCAAGTCCCCATCGAGCAATGGGCAGAAGTCTTCGGCGAGGCCGGTGCCGCCGAGGCCATCCGCGACAGACTCCTGCAGAATGGCTACAGAATCGCCCTCAAAGGCGCGTCAAGAAGGGGGAGATTCCGGACCAATCCGACCGGTTGA